In Streptomyces sp. NBC_00306, a single genomic region encodes these proteins:
- a CDS encoding phosphocholine-specific phospholipase C, with amino-acid sequence MTTDMSRRRLLALGGGAIGAAAAGSLLPPSLQAALAAEPPSGGMRAIRHVVVLMQENRSFDHYFGALRGVRGFGDRNAVELPTGGSVFEQPGPNGSAVLPFPVREAAEAQQKDLQYIGALDHSWSGGAKAWGGGWMNNWVSAKSAATMAYYDRRDIPLHYELADTFTVCDAYHSSIHTSTSPNRNHLWSGRTGFEADGTRAVDNDAYDEGTHPGYDWGTYAERLERAGRSWKTYTEWENFTDNQLEFFTTFKAVARKALARTGGHTFMESFYAAVRETENTDDTAERERLLGLLEEGVAALSRTERRLFERGLRRVPTGTLAEEFARDVAAGTLPDVSYLVPSAVDSEHPSVSSPIHSATIVYKILDALGRHPEVWRHTALLINYDENDGFFDHVPPPVAPPEITEEQWQGKPTGLGIRVPMLVVSPWSVGGYVCSEVFDHTSVIRFLEEWTGVREPNIGAWRRTVTGDLTSAFDFRRGRPQPDVEQPGAIPAFSGRWQPKPPQVQRMPEQEPGSRPARPLPYQPDAHGRVTGGSFTVALSNSGRSSAHFALYPYAGEFPVPQHKDVRGTARWTVPLAGDAYRFTITGPNGFRREFAGTAEGSAALTTQVDHHDRDLHLVLRNAGSRPVTFTVRPLAYVDEADLDDWTRSLTVKPGRSRTVVHSAADAHGWYDIEVTADREPAFRRRLTGHVENGRASVSG; translated from the coding sequence GTGACCACTGACATGTCACGGCGGCGTCTGCTCGCCCTCGGCGGAGGCGCCATCGGCGCCGCGGCGGCCGGGTCGTTGCTGCCTCCGTCCCTGCAGGCGGCACTGGCCGCCGAGCCTCCTTCCGGCGGGATGCGGGCGATCAGGCATGTCGTCGTGCTGATGCAGGAGAACCGGTCCTTCGACCACTACTTCGGCGCGCTCCGCGGTGTCCGCGGCTTCGGCGACCGCAACGCTGTCGAGCTGCCCACCGGAGGGTCCGTCTTCGAGCAGCCGGGACCGAACGGCAGCGCCGTGCTGCCCTTCCCGGTACGCGAGGCCGCCGAGGCACAGCAGAAGGACCTCCAGTACATCGGCGCACTCGACCACTCCTGGAGCGGCGGCGCCAAGGCCTGGGGCGGCGGCTGGATGAACAACTGGGTCTCCGCCAAGTCGGCCGCCACGATGGCGTACTACGACCGGCGTGACATCCCGCTGCACTACGAACTCGCCGACACCTTCACCGTCTGCGACGCCTACCACTCCTCGATCCACACCTCCACCAGCCCCAACCGCAACCACCTGTGGAGCGGGAGGACCGGCTTCGAGGCGGACGGGACGCGTGCCGTCGACAACGACGCCTACGACGAGGGCACCCACCCCGGCTACGACTGGGGCACGTACGCCGAACGTCTGGAGCGGGCCGGGCGCAGCTGGAAGACGTACACCGAGTGGGAGAACTTCACCGACAACCAGCTGGAGTTCTTCACCACCTTCAAGGCCGTGGCCCGCAAGGCGCTCGCCCGGACCGGCGGCCACACCTTCATGGAGTCGTTCTACGCGGCCGTCCGCGAGACCGAGAACACCGACGACACCGCCGAACGCGAACGGCTGCTGGGCCTGCTGGAGGAAGGCGTCGCCGCGCTCTCCCGCACCGAGCGCCGGCTCTTCGAGCGCGGGCTGCGGCGCGTGCCGACCGGCACCCTCGCCGAGGAGTTCGCACGGGACGTTGCCGCGGGCACGCTGCCCGACGTGTCCTATCTCGTCCCCTCCGCGGTCGACTCCGAGCACCCGAGCGTCTCCTCGCCCATCCACAGCGCCACGATCGTCTACAAGATCCTGGACGCTCTCGGCAGGCATCCCGAGGTGTGGCGGCACACCGCCCTGCTCATCAACTACGACGAGAACGACGGCTTCTTCGACCATGTGCCGCCGCCCGTCGCTCCCCCCGAGATCACCGAGGAGCAGTGGCAGGGCAAGCCCACCGGCCTCGGCATCCGGGTGCCGATGCTCGTCGTCTCGCCGTGGTCCGTCGGCGGCTACGTCTGCTCCGAGGTCTTCGACCACACCTCCGTGATCCGCTTCCTGGAGGAATGGACGGGCGTACGGGAGCCCAACATCGGCGCCTGGCGTCGCACGGTCACCGGGGACCTCACCTCCGCGTTCGACTTCCGCCGGGGCAGGCCGCAGCCGGACGTCGAACAGCCCGGCGCCATTCCGGCGTTCAGCGGCCGCTGGCAGCCGAAGCCCCCGCAGGTCCAGCGGATGCCGGAGCAGGAGCCGGGCAGCCGGCCCGCGCGGCCGCTGCCGTACCAGCCCGATGCCCACGGCCGGGTCACCGGCGGCTCGTTCACGGTCGCGCTCAGCAACAGCGGCCGGTCGAGCGCGCACTTCGCGCTCTACCCGTACGCGGGTGAGTTCCCCGTCCCGCAGCACAAGGACGTCCGGGGCACGGCGCGCTGGACGGTCCCCCTCGCCGGGGACGCCTACCGCTTCACGATCACCGGACCCAACGGCTTCCGCCGTGAGTTCGCGGGCACCGCCGAAGGTTCCGCCGCGCTCACCACGCAGGTCGACCACCACGACCGGGATCTCCACCTCGTGCTGCGCAACGCGGGCAGCAGGCCGGTCACCTTCACCGTCCGGCCGCTGGCCTACGTCGACGAGGCCGACCTCGACGACTGGACCCGCTCCCTCACGGTCAAGCCCGGCCGCAGCCGCACCGTCGTCCACTCGGCGGCCGACGCGCACGGCTGGTACGACATCGAGGTGACGGCCGACCGCGAGCCCGCGTTCCGCCGCCGGTTGACGGGTCATGTCGAGAACGGCCGTGCCAGCGTGTCGGGGTGA
- a CDS encoding GNAT family N-acetyltransferase, whose amino-acid sequence MFAISLGDEAAELRPLEPWQAEEFLAHMDRGREFIGEFIALAAAATDLDSARAFLHSYAEKQAADGGRIYGIWLDGTLVGGVLFRVFDAALEYCEVGCWLEPAAVGKGLVTRAVRLLIDWAVVERGIHRVEWMAASGNTASVNVAKRLGMTREGVLRDAFPYRGVRHDMEVWSVLAPEWRELRSR is encoded by the coding sequence ATGTTCGCGATATCCCTGGGCGACGAGGCGGCGGAACTGCGCCCCCTGGAGCCGTGGCAGGCCGAGGAGTTCCTCGCCCACATGGACCGCGGGCGTGAGTTCATCGGTGAGTTCATCGCCCTCGCCGCCGCGGCCACGGACCTCGATTCGGCCCGGGCCTTCCTGCACTCCTACGCGGAGAAGCAGGCGGCGGACGGCGGACGGATCTACGGCATCTGGCTGGACGGGACGCTGGTCGGCGGTGTGCTCTTCCGGGTCTTCGACGCCGCCCTGGAGTACTGCGAGGTCGGCTGCTGGCTCGAACCGGCGGCCGTCGGCAAGGGGCTCGTCACCCGGGCGGTCCGGTTGCTGATCGACTGGGCCGTGGTCGAGCGGGGAATCCACCGCGTCGAGTGGATGGCGGCCTCCGGGAACACCGCGAGCGTCAATGTCGCCAAACGGCTCGGGATGACGCGGGAGGGCGTGCTGCGGGACGCGTTCCCCTACCGGGGAGTACGGCACGACATGGAGGTCTGGTCGGTCCTGGCGCCGGAGTGGCGGGAGCTGCGGAGCCGCTGA
- a CDS encoding GNAT family N-acetyltransferase, with protein sequence MDHEEALRLFDRRLRRRTGADGPQARLRRAGDVIRESGSDDDWHGVVWSGLDAATADAAIAAQIAYFTALGRDFEWKLYAYDRPGDLGARLRAAGFTPEPEETLMVAETAALPAPTTLPDGIRLVEVTDPAGVELMAEVHEQAFGTSAAKLRDQLLAQLSRTPDTVLMTLAMAGDVPVCAARMELHPGTGFASLWGGGTLEAWRGRGIYRALVAHRARLAAAKGYRYLQVDASDQSRPILERLGFAVLTTTTPYLYEQRVHPSRPAV encoded by the coding sequence ATGGACCATGAGGAAGCACTCCGGCTGTTCGACCGCAGGCTCCGTCGGCGCACCGGCGCCGACGGGCCACAGGCCCGGCTGCGGCGGGCCGGCGACGTGATCCGGGAGAGCGGCTCCGACGACGACTGGCACGGCGTCGTCTGGTCGGGTCTCGACGCCGCCACCGCCGACGCGGCCATCGCCGCACAGATCGCGTACTTCACCGCGCTCGGACGCGACTTCGAGTGGAAGCTGTACGCCTACGACCGGCCCGGCGACCTCGGTGCCCGGCTGCGGGCCGCGGGCTTCACGCCCGAGCCCGAGGAGACGCTGATGGTCGCCGAGACCGCCGCTCTTCCGGCCCCCACCACGCTCCCCGACGGCATCCGGCTCGTGGAGGTCACCGACCCCGCGGGTGTGGAGCTGATGGCCGAGGTGCACGAGCAGGCCTTCGGCACCAGTGCGGCGAAACTGCGCGACCAGCTCCTCGCACAGCTCTCGCGGACACCCGACACCGTCCTGATGACCCTGGCCATGGCCGGTGACGTGCCGGTCTGCGCGGCCCGGATGGAACTGCACCCCGGCACCGGGTTCGCGAGCCTGTGGGGCGGCGGCACCCTCGAGGCCTGGCGGGGCCGCGGCATCTACCGTGCGCTGGTCGCCCACCGCGCCCGCCTCGCCGCGGCGAAGGGCTACCGCTACCTCCAGGTCGATGCCTCGGACCAGAGCCGCCCCATTCTTGAGCGGCTCGGATTCGCCGTCCTCACCACCACGACGCCCTACCTCTACGAGCAGCGCGTCCACCCGTCGCGACCGGCCGTCTGA
- a CDS encoding helix-turn-helix transcriptional regulator, producing MLGTVETMSVSPVFVGRAGELSVLTDALARAAGGGASGSPAGEPQALLVGGEAGVGKTRLVEEVLAEACRRDAVVAVGGCVEIGADGLPFAPFSTALRALHRQLPEELAAAAAGQEHELARLLPELGERHERSRHDEEGMARLFELTARLLERIAADRTVVLVLEDMHWADASTRHLLAYLFRTLRRGRLVVIATYRSDDVHRRHPLRPFLAELDRMRTVQRVELTRFNRGEVHRQLAGILAAEPEPAMVDRVFERSDGNAFFVEELARSMADRCPSLPDSLRDILLVRIEALPEDAQRVARIVAEGGSTVEYGLLFAVARLSEDDLIEALRAAVGANILLATPDGDGYRFRHSLAREAVSDDLLPGERSRLNRRYAEALEADPTLVRDEERVMRLASYWYHAHDAAKALPAVLAASVEARRRHAYSEQLRLLERAMELWDSAPADVRAALRPLDYAEAYPPCGGDPQTTPLRFLDLMAEAAVAGRLCGERERALKITKRGQRLAEADDDPLRGAWFSLQRSLLVSSLGRGDGWAELADAQELVRGLPPSPVHAEVLAEAASWGMVHAPGPGSLATAERAVEYARMVGEEDNELRARLTHGSLLVDAGHVDEGLAEMYLVKERAVRLDLPSLIGRTHVNLPSVLEGIGRSAEAVDVLTEGVTLSRKYGLCDTEAWMLGNLAESYQSLGRWDETLEAAERALRIGLSPKPRGYAATRLATLALARGDTGRATEHLEAARAHFGPHDPMPQSSLPLDVIALGIAAAQGRVTEARTEFERAAKAGFPPGTQRYAWPLLRAAATLEADTRGLPAAAPGRAEALDRIRKAARTLVTAVPVWTAHERWVRAELLRAGGQDTAADWEEAGVAFEAVDFPYDLAQVRVRWAESLLPSDRTRAATLLREAAETARGLCARQLSEDIALLAQRARISLADAPPTAPAATPAAPGPVFGLTRREEDVLRLVAAGRSNRQIAEELYISPKTASVHVSNILAKLGVSGRGEAAALAHRLRLFPTPDEDQPASA from the coding sequence ATGCTCGGCACCGTGGAGACCATGTCCGTGAGTCCGGTGTTCGTGGGGCGTGCGGGGGAGTTGTCGGTGCTCACCGACGCGCTCGCCCGCGCGGCCGGCGGCGGTGCCTCGGGGAGCCCCGCGGGCGAGCCGCAGGCTTTGCTCGTCGGCGGTGAGGCCGGGGTGGGCAAGACCCGTCTCGTCGAGGAAGTGCTCGCCGAGGCGTGCCGTCGCGACGCCGTCGTGGCGGTCGGGGGATGCGTCGAGATCGGCGCGGACGGGCTGCCGTTCGCGCCGTTCTCGACGGCGCTGCGCGCCCTGCACCGGCAGCTGCCCGAGGAGCTGGCCGCCGCGGCCGCGGGCCAGGAGCACGAACTGGCGCGGCTGCTCCCCGAATTGGGGGAGCGTCACGAGCGGAGCCGGCACGACGAGGAGGGCATGGCGCGTCTCTTCGAGCTGACCGCCCGGCTGCTGGAGCGGATCGCCGCGGACCGCACGGTCGTCCTGGTGCTGGAGGACATGCACTGGGCCGACGCGTCGACCCGTCATCTGCTCGCTTATCTCTTCCGCACGCTGCGGCGCGGCCGGCTGGTCGTGATCGCGACCTATCGCTCCGACGATGTGCACCGCCGCCATCCGCTGCGGCCCTTCCTCGCCGAGCTCGACCGTATGCGGACCGTGCAGCGCGTCGAGCTGACCCGGTTCAACCGCGGTGAGGTGCACCGCCAGCTCGCCGGAATCCTTGCTGCGGAACCCGAACCGGCCATGGTGGACCGGGTGTTCGAGCGCTCCGACGGCAACGCGTTCTTCGTCGAGGAACTGGCGCGCAGCATGGCCGACCGCTGCCCGAGTCTGCCCGACTCGCTGCGGGACATCCTGCTCGTGCGCATCGAAGCGCTGCCCGAGGACGCCCAGCGGGTCGCGCGCATCGTCGCCGAGGGCGGCTCGACCGTGGAGTACGGGCTGCTGTTCGCCGTCGCCAGGCTCTCCGAGGACGACCTGATCGAGGCCCTGCGAGCCGCCGTCGGTGCCAACATCCTGCTGGCCACACCGGACGGCGACGGCTACCGCTTCCGGCACTCCCTGGCCCGCGAGGCCGTCAGCGACGACCTGCTGCCCGGCGAGCGCTCCCGGCTCAACCGGCGCTACGCCGAGGCGCTGGAGGCCGATCCCACGCTCGTACGCGACGAGGAGCGCGTCATGCGGCTGGCCAGCTACTGGTACCACGCGCACGACGCCGCCAAGGCCCTACCCGCGGTGCTCGCCGCCTCGGTCGAGGCCCGCCGCCGCCATGCCTACTCCGAGCAACTGCGGCTGCTGGAGCGGGCGATGGAGCTGTGGGACAGCGCCCCCGCCGATGTACGGGCGGCGCTGCGGCCCCTGGACTACGCGGAGGCCTACCCTCCGTGCGGCGGCGACCCGCAGACCACACCACTGCGCTTCCTCGATCTGATGGCGGAGGCCGCGGTCGCCGGGCGCCTGTGCGGCGAACGCGAGCGAGCCCTGAAGATCACCAAACGGGGGCAGCGGCTCGCGGAGGCCGATGACGACCCCCTGCGCGGCGCCTGGTTCTCCCTCCAGCGCTCCCTGCTGGTCTCCTCGCTGGGCCGCGGCGACGGCTGGGCCGAACTCGCCGACGCCCAGGAACTGGTGCGCGGACTGCCGCCGTCCCCGGTGCACGCGGAGGTGCTCGCCGAGGCGGCCAGTTGGGGCATGGTGCACGCCCCCGGCCCGGGGAGTCTGGCGACCGCCGAGCGCGCCGTCGAGTACGCCCGCATGGTCGGCGAGGAGGACAACGAACTCCGGGCCCGTCTGACGCACGGCAGTCTGCTGGTCGACGCCGGTCATGTCGACGAGGGGCTGGCGGAGATGTACCTCGTCAAGGAGCGTGCCGTGCGTCTCGATCTGCCCTCGCTCATCGGCCGCACCCATGTGAACCTCCCGTCCGTACTGGAGGGCATCGGCCGCTCGGCGGAGGCGGTGGACGTGCTCACCGAAGGCGTCACGCTCTCCCGCAAGTACGGTCTGTGCGACACCGAGGCGTGGATGCTCGGCAACCTGGCCGAGTCGTACCAGTCGCTCGGCCGCTGGGACGAGACGCTGGAGGCTGCGGAACGGGCCCTGCGGATCGGGCTCAGCCCCAAACCCCGGGGCTACGCGGCCACCCGGCTCGCGACCCTGGCCCTGGCCCGCGGTGACACGGGGAGGGCCACGGAGCATCTGGAGGCGGCGCGCGCCCACTTCGGGCCGCACGACCCCATGCCGCAGAGCTCACTCCCGCTGGACGTGATCGCACTGGGCATCGCGGCGGCGCAGGGACGGGTCACGGAGGCGCGGACGGAGTTCGAGCGGGCGGCAAAGGCCGGCTTCCCGCCGGGCACCCAGAGGTATGCCTGGCCTCTGCTGCGCGCGGCGGCCACGCTGGAGGCCGACACCCGTGGCCTGCCCGCGGCGGCACCGGGCCGCGCCGAGGCCCTGGACCGCATCCGCAAGGCGGCCCGCACCCTGGTCACCGCCGTCCCCGTCTGGACGGCCCACGAGCGGTGGGTACGGGCCGAACTGCTGCGCGCGGGCGGCCAGGACACGGCCGCCGACTGGGAAGAGGCCGGCGTCGCCTTCGAGGCCGTGGACTTCCCCTACGACCTGGCACAGGTCCGCGTGCGCTGGGCGGAGTCCCTGCTGCCCTCGGACCGCACCCGCGCGGCGACACTGCTGCGCGAGGCTGCGGAGACGGCGCGGGGGCTGTGCGCCCGTCAGCTCTCCGAGGACATCGCGCTGCTCGCCCAGCGTGCCCGGATCTCCCTGGCCGACGCCCCGCCCACCGCCCCGGCCGCGACTCCGGCCGCCCCTGGCCCGGTGTTCGGTCTGACCCGCCGCGAGGAGGACGTCCTGCGGCTCGTGGCGGCGGGACGGAGCAATCGCCAGATCGCGGAGGAGCTCTATATCTCGCCGAAGACGGCGAGCGTGCACGTCTCCAACATCCTGGCCAAGCTGGGCGTCTCGGGCCGCGGCGAGGCGGCGGCGCTGGCACACCGCCTGCGCCTGTTCCCGACGCCGGACGAGGACCAACCGGCCTCGGCCTGA
- the gatB gene encoding Asp-tRNA(Asn)/Glu-tRNA(Gln) amidotransferase subunit GatB gives MTVTELVSYESALAEYDPVMGLEVHVELGTKTKMFCGCSTELGAAPNSQTCPTCLGMPGSLPVVNAIGVESAIKIGLALNCEIAEWCRFARKNYFYPDMPKNFQTSQYDEPIAFNGYLDVQLEDGEIFRVEIERAHMEEDTGKSTHVGGATGRIHGASHSLLDYNRAGIPLIEIVTKPIEGAGERAPEVAKAYVAELRELIKALGVSEARMEMGQMRCDVNLSLRPHGREKFGTRSETKNVNSLRSVERAARFEIQRHAAVLGSGGTIVQETRHFHEEDGSTTSGRVKEEAEDYRYFPEPDLVPIAPPREWVEELRGSLPELPRLRRNRLREEWGVSEHDMQSILNAGALDLIVATADAGAPADQARKWWMGELARNANESGRALDQLPITPEQVARVTALVASGDLNDKLARQVIEGVLAGEGDPDTVVEKRGLKVVSDEGALGTAVDEAIAGNAAVADKIRGGKVAAVGALVGAVMKATRGQADAARVKELILEKLGVTEG, from the coding sequence GTGACCGTCACTGAACTGGTGTCGTACGAATCGGCCCTCGCCGAGTACGACCCCGTCATGGGCCTCGAGGTCCATGTCGAACTCGGCACCAAGACCAAGATGTTCTGCGGCTGTTCGACCGAGCTGGGCGCCGCGCCCAACTCGCAGACCTGCCCCACGTGCCTCGGTATGCCCGGCTCCCTCCCGGTCGTCAACGCGATCGGCGTCGAGTCGGCCATCAAGATCGGCCTCGCGCTCAACTGCGAGATCGCCGAATGGTGCCGTTTCGCCCGGAAGAACTACTTCTATCCGGACATGCCGAAGAACTTCCAGACCTCGCAGTACGACGAGCCGATCGCCTTCAACGGCTATCTGGACGTCCAGCTCGAGGACGGGGAGATCTTCCGCGTCGAGATCGAGCGCGCCCACATGGAGGAGGACACCGGCAAGTCGACGCACGTCGGCGGTGCCACCGGCCGTATCCACGGCGCGTCCCACTCCCTGCTGGACTACAACCGTGCCGGCATCCCGCTGATCGAGATCGTCACCAAGCCGATCGAGGGAGCCGGCGAGCGCGCGCCCGAGGTCGCCAAGGCGTACGTCGCCGAACTGCGCGAGCTCATCAAGGCGCTCGGTGTCTCCGAGGCCCGGATGGAGATGGGCCAGATGCGCTGCGACGTGAACCTGTCGCTGCGCCCGCACGGCCGGGAGAAGTTCGGCACGCGCTCGGAGACGAAGAACGTCAACTCCCTGCGTTCCGTCGAGCGCGCGGCCCGCTTCGAGATCCAGCGGCACGCCGCGGTGCTCGGCTCCGGCGGCACCATCGTCCAGGAGACCCGCCACTTCCACGAGGAGGACGGCTCCACGACGTCCGGCCGTGTGAAGGAGGAGGCCGAGGACTACCGGTACTTCCCGGAGCCCGACCTCGTCCCGATCGCTCCGCCGCGTGAGTGGGTCGAGGAGCTGCGGGGGTCCCTGCCCGAGCTGCCGCGGCTGCGCCGCAACCGGCTGCGCGAGGAGTGGGGTGTCTCCGAGCACGACATGCAGTCGATCCTCAACGCCGGTGCGCTCGATCTGATCGTCGCCACCGCCGACGCGGGCGCCCCGGCCGACCAGGCCCGTAAGTGGTGGATGGGCGAACTGGCCCGTAACGCCAACGAGTCCGGCCGTGCGCTGGACCAGCTGCCGATCACTCCGGAGCAGGTCGCGCGCGTCACCGCGCTCGTCGCTTCCGGCGATCTGAACGACAAGCTGGCCCGCCAGGTCATCGAGGGCGTTCTCGCGGGCGAGGGCGACCCGGACACCGTGGTCGAGAAGCGCGGCCTGAAGGTCGTCTCCGACGAGGGCGCGCTGGGCACGGCCGTCGACGAGGCGATCGCCGGCAACGCGGCCGTCGCGGACAAGATCCGCGGTGGCAAGGTGGCCGCGGTGGGCGCGCTGGTCGGCGCGGTCATGAAGGCCACCCGAGGCCAGGCGGACGCGGCTCGCGTCAAGGAGCTCATCCTGGAGAAGCTCGGCGTCACCGAGGGCTGA
- a CDS encoding MMPL family transporter: protein MAAIARWCVAHRLVAVLLWLFTLGGAAAAAGFAGSAYSTDYDVPGTESGRATALLDAGFPGRGGDSDTVVWHTEDGSVRAAEVRQRMSRMLGEVAGLDGVAAVTGPYGSEGVGQISEDGRTAFATVVFTQKADGIPLPQIEAVVNAAEAAETDTVQVALGGSAVVRTESASPGHAAEVVGVAVAAVVLFLAFGSLAASLLPIATALVSVGTAYAGIVLLGHVMTVADFAPMLGLLIGLGVGIDYALFIVTRHRTGLRRGLPVAEAAHNAVATTGRAVVFAGATVCIALLGMLILRLDFLNGVAIAACLTVVLTVAASVTLLPALLSFIGMRALGARERRRLARRGPRRELPSGFAARWSAFVERRPKLLGGVAAVVMLVLAVPTLSLHLGTSDQGNNASTATTRQAYDLLADGFGAGVNGPLTLVARLDSADDRLAMNTLAGTLRGTEGVASAGPVTYNGSGDTALLPVVPESAPQSKATSELVDRLRDDVLPAATDGTSLAVYVGGVTASYDDFADIIVGKLPLFVGVVIALGCLLLLLAFRSVGIPLKAAVMNVAAVASSFGIVVAVFQWGWGSELLGLGRAGPIEPFLPVIMVSVLFGLSMDYQVFLVSRMYEEWLETGDNCRAVRVGLAETGRVINSAAVIMISVFLAFVLSGDRVIAMFGIALAAAVALDAFVLRTLLVPALMHLLGGANWWLPGWLDRRLPRISIEAPDIRSHARIPGQRTSEDGQLVP from the coding sequence TTGGCAGCCATTGCCCGTTGGTGCGTCGCGCACCGGCTCGTCGCCGTACTCCTCTGGCTGTTCACCCTCGGGGGCGCCGCCGCCGCCGCGGGGTTCGCGGGCTCCGCGTACTCCACCGACTACGACGTCCCCGGCACCGAGTCGGGCCGCGCCACGGCGCTGCTCGACGCCGGCTTCCCCGGCCGGGGCGGCGACTCCGACACCGTCGTCTGGCACACCGAGGACGGCAGCGTCCGGGCCGCCGAGGTCCGGCAGCGCATGTCCCGGATGCTCGGTGAGGTCGCCGGGCTCGACGGAGTCGCCGCCGTCACCGGCCCGTACGGCTCCGAGGGCGTGGGGCAGATCAGCGAGGACGGACGCACCGCCTTCGCCACCGTCGTCTTCACGCAGAAGGCCGACGGCATTCCGCTGCCGCAGATCGAAGCGGTCGTCAACGCCGCCGAAGCCGCCGAGACGGACACGGTCCAGGTCGCGCTCGGCGGCAGTGCGGTCGTCCGCACGGAATCGGCGTCGCCGGGGCATGCCGCCGAGGTCGTCGGGGTGGCCGTCGCGGCCGTCGTCCTGTTCCTCGCCTTCGGCTCCCTCGCGGCCAGTCTGCTGCCGATCGCCACCGCCCTGGTCTCCGTCGGCACGGCGTACGCGGGCATCGTCCTGCTCGGCCATGTGATGACCGTCGCCGACTTCGCGCCGATGCTCGGGCTGCTGATCGGGCTGGGCGTCGGTATCGACTACGCGCTGTTCATCGTCACCAGACACCGCACGGGCCTGCGCCGCGGGCTGCCGGTCGCGGAGGCAGCCCACAACGCCGTCGCCACCACCGGGCGAGCAGTGGTCTTCGCCGGCGCCACCGTCTGCATCGCCCTGCTCGGCATGCTCATCCTGCGGCTCGACTTCCTCAACGGCGTGGCGATCGCCGCATGCCTCACCGTCGTTCTGACGGTGGCCGCCTCGGTGACCCTGCTGCCCGCCCTGCTGTCCTTCATCGGCATGCGCGCGCTCGGCGCACGCGAACGGCGCCGACTGGCCAGGCGCGGCCCCCGGCGAGAACTGCCCTCCGGGTTCGCCGCCCGCTGGTCCGCGTTCGTGGAACGCCGGCCGAAGCTGCTGGGAGGCGTCGCGGCCGTCGTCATGCTGGTCCTCGCGGTTCCGACCCTCTCGCTCCACCTCGGCACCTCGGACCAGGGCAACAACGCCTCCACCGCGACCACCCGGCAGGCGTACGACCTGCTCGCCGACGGGTTCGGCGCAGGCGTCAACGGACCCCTCACCCTCGTCGCCCGCCTCGACAGCGCCGACGACCGGCTCGCGATGAACACCCTGGCGGGCACCCTGCGCGGCACGGAAGGCGTCGCGTCGGCCGGTCCCGTGACGTACAACGGCAGCGGCGACACGGCCCTGCTCCCCGTCGTACCGGAGTCCGCGCCCCAGTCGAAGGCCACCAGCGAACTCGTGGACCGGCTGCGCGACGACGTCCTGCCGGCCGCCACCGACGGCACGTCGCTCGCCGTGTACGTCGGCGGAGTCACCGCGAGCTACGACGACTTCGCCGACATCATCGTCGGCAAACTGCCCCTCTTCGTGGGCGTGGTCATCGCCCTCGGCTGTCTGCTTCTGCTGCTGGCGTTCCGCTCGGTCGGCATCCCCTTGAAGGCCGCCGTGATGAATGTGGCCGCCGTCGCCTCGTCCTTCGGCATCGTCGTCGCCGTCTTCCAGTGGGGCTGGGGCAGTGAGCTCCTGGGACTCGGCCGGGCGGGCCCCATCGAGCCCTTCCTGCCGGTCATCATGGTCTCGGTGCTCTTCGGACTCTCGATGGACTACCAGGTCTTCCTGGTCAGCCGGATGTACGAGGAGTGGCTGGAGACCGGCGACAACTGCCGGGCCGTGCGCGTCGGGCTCGCCGAGACCGGCCGGGTGATCAACTCCGCGGCCGTCATCATGATCTCCGTCTTCCTCGCCTTCGTCCTCAGCGGCGACCGGGTCATCGCGATGTTCGGCATCGCGCTCGCGGCGGCCGTCGCCCTGGACGCCTTCGTCCTGCGCACGCTGCTGGTGCCCGCCCTCATGCACCTGCTCGGCGGTGCCAACTGGTGGCTCCCCGGCTGGCTCGACCGCCGGCTGCCGAGGATCAGTATCGAAGCCCCCGACATCCGTTCGCATGCGAGGATCCCAGGGCAGCGCACGAGCGAGGACGGGCAGCTCGTGCCATGA